The following are encoded together in the Diabrotica undecimpunctata isolate CICGRU chromosome 7, icDiaUnde3, whole genome shotgun sequence genome:
- the LOC140446129 gene encoding LOW QUALITY PROTEIN: uncharacterized protein (The sequence of the model RefSeq protein was modified relative to this genomic sequence to represent the inferred CDS: deleted 1 base in 1 codon): MAAKHSRACKRKIDFSEFDSDHSDQDPFLNESEDDKDYTVSGNSSDSENINLKMNQKKLGAPCGCTKQCRQLLAGKENDIFNAFWNLGNYDKQNIYLFSTMTVIPKKRSYPKKTKGIHSSRNVSVKYRVKVNGDEIEICKKEFLAIHGISKKRIERLVHQNKEGASTPKSDERGKHDNNNKKIPEEHCEYVRQHINLIPKYTSHYSRQKNPTKVYLDSDISISSLYHDYYLEWCRQNNFVAVTQDKYRRIFCSEFNIGFKLPKSDTCKVCDSMNVKISNEADIEIAKTLKIDFELHQRRAQAMQDLMKKDTEEGNAMVISFDLQQAMPVPNLTVGAAFYLRKAWVYNLGIHDCISGKAFMYMWPENIAKRGSDEIASILYKHFRTNRPTANKLIVYTDNCSGQNKNWSLICLWQQLTIEGIFTSIEHKYLVVGHTRLPCDRDFAVIEKYKRHRLKQVYTPDDWYEAVRKCKRKNCFEVIVLKQSDFFSFKELQSEITKKSHTDDKKKVNFSKISSLKFSSEQPNIMYIKHLINEDYKAVNIGKKGMRKSILLSRDLKSKYSEPIPLNRKKIENISQLLQFIPPAFLKFYEEIGACQQILPGTDNESLEYIEHFDDFSDIENIDN, translated from the exons ATGGCGGCGAAACATTCCCGTGCATGTAAACGGAAAATAGACTTTTCTGAGTTTGATTCTGATCACAGTGACCAAGATCCATTTTTAAATGAAAGCGAAGATGACAAAGACTATACAGTGTCCGGAAATAGCAGCGATTCGGAAAATATCAACTTAAAAAtg AACCAAAAAAAATTAGGTGCGCCTTGCGGTTGCACAAAACAGTGTAGACAGCTTTTGGCAGGTAAGGAAAATGATATATTTAATGCCTTTTGGAACCTGGGTAATTATGACAAGCAAAATATTTACCTCTTCTCAACTATGACAGTAATTCCAAAGAAGAGAAGTTACCCAAAGAAAACAAAAGGAATTCATTCGTCCAGAAATGTATCAGTTAAATATAGAGTCAAAGTAAATGGAGATGAAATTGAAATTTGTAAGAAAGAGTTTCTTGCCATACACGGCATTTCAAAAAAACGTATTGAAAGACTGGTTCACCAAAATAAAGAAGGTGCGTCTACTCCAAAGTCAGATGAAAGAGGTAAGCATGACAACAACAACAAGAAAATACCAGAAGAACACTGTGAGTATGTTAGACAGCATATTAATTTGATACCAAAATACACAAGCCATTACAGCAGACAA AAAAACCCAACAAAAGTCTACCTAGATTCCGATATTTCAATTTCCAGTTTATATCATGATTATTATCTTGAGTGGTGCCGCCAAAATAATTTTGTGGCAGTAACCCAAGACAAATATAGGCGCATATTCTGTTCAGAATTTAATATAGGCTTTAAGTTACCTAAGAGCGATACTTGTAAAGTATGTGATTCAATGAATGTGAAAATTAGTAATGAAGCTGACATAGAAATTGCAAAGACACTGAAAATTGATTTTGAGTTACATCAAAGACGTGCCCAGGCCATGCAGGATCTAATGAAAAAGGACACAGAAGAGGGAAATGCAATGGTTATCAGCTTTGACCTACAACAGGCAATGCCAGTGCCAAATTTAACAGTGGGAGCAGCGTTCTATTTGAGAAAGGCATGGGTTTATAACCTCGGCATCCATGACTGTATTAGTGGAAAGGCCTTCATGTACATGTGGCCAGAAAACATTGCCAAGCGAGGTAGCGATGAAATTGCCAgcattttatataaacattttcgaacTAATAGACCCACTGCTAATAAACTTATAGTGTATACAGATAACTGCAGCGGCCAAAACAAAAATTGGTCTCTAATTTGTTTATGGCAACAACTTACTATAGAAGGCATTTTCACTTCTATTGAGCACAAATACTTGGTAGTAGGGCATACGAGATTACCATGTGACCGTGACTTCGCAGTAATTGAAAAGTATAAGCGTCATCGATTAAAACAAGTGTATACTCCAGACGATTGGTACGAAGCAGTGagaaaatgtaaaagaaaaaactgctttGAGGTAATTGTATTGAAACAATccgactttttttcttttaaagaacTCCAAAGCGAAATTACGAAAAAAAGCCATACAGATGACAagaaaaaagtaaacttttccaAAATATCAAGCCTCAAGTTTTCATCTGAACAACCTAACATAATGTATATAAAACATCTTATAAATGAAGACTATAAGGCAGTTAATATTGGAAAGAAAGGTATGAGGAAGTCAATTTTACTTTCCAGGGATTTGAAATCAAAATACAGTGAACCTATtccactaaatagaaaaaaaattgaaaatatttcccAGCTGTTACAGTTTATTCCACCAGCTTTCCTAAAATTTTATGAAGAAATTGGTGCCTGCCAACAAATTCTACCAGGTACTGATAATGAATCACTGGAATATATTGAACATTTCGACGACTTTTcggatattgaaaatattgacaactga